A stretch of the Bacillus licheniformis DSM 13 = ATCC 14580 genome encodes the following:
- a CDS encoding ABC transporter substrate-binding protein, with protein sequence MKKKSWLICLGMILSVSAFLMGCSGNESGKNDGGTNGGKDTLIIGRGGDSTSLDPITTTEGEAFKVTINMFETLLNYGEQDTTLKEGLAVKWDASDDGLTYTLELRKGVKFHDGTDFNAEAVKYNFERWMNGDEEKFPYYGMFGGYKKDEGHVIKDIKVLDDHKIQFILKRPQAPFLKNLAMTSFGIASPAAIEKYGEKFREHPVGTGPYKFVEWKPNDRIVLEKNEDYWDQGKPKLQKIIFRAIPENSARLNALKTGEIDLMDGVNPSDIESIKADANLKIFERPSMNVGYLGMTTTRKPFDNKLVRQALNHAVDKQAIIDSFYGGLAESAKNPLPPSLEGYNDQVKEYPYDLKKAKELLKEAGYPDGFKMKLWAMPVPRPYMPDGMKIAEVIQSSFEKIGVKAEIVTYDWATYLDKVSKGEADAFLMGWTGDNGDPDNFIYTLLDKDNIGGNNYTYFSNDELHDILIEAQSDPDQKKRNKLYQDAQELLHEESPWVPLVHSTPILAGSKDIDGYVPHPTGSEVLSGVEFK encoded by the coding sequence ATGAAAAAGAAAAGCTGGCTGATCTGTTTGGGAATGATTCTGTCTGTTTCCGCTTTTTTAATGGGATGCTCCGGTAACGAAAGCGGAAAGAACGACGGAGGGACGAACGGCGGAAAAGATACGCTGATCATCGGCAGAGGAGGTGATTCGACATCGCTTGATCCGATCACAACGACAGAAGGCGAAGCGTTTAAAGTGACGATCAATATGTTTGAGACCTTGCTGAATTACGGGGAACAAGACACAACGCTGAAGGAAGGCCTCGCGGTGAAATGGGACGCTTCAGATGACGGTTTGACCTACACATTGGAGCTGAGAAAAGGCGTGAAATTCCATGATGGAACGGATTTTAATGCAGAAGCCGTCAAATACAATTTTGAGCGGTGGATGAACGGGGATGAAGAAAAATTTCCTTACTACGGCATGTTCGGAGGCTATAAGAAAGATGAGGGGCACGTCATCAAAGACATAAAAGTTCTCGACGACCATAAGATTCAGTTCATTTTAAAACGCCCGCAAGCGCCGTTTTTAAAGAACCTTGCCATGACTTCTTTCGGGATTGCAAGTCCTGCCGCCATTGAAAAATACGGCGAAAAATTCAGGGAGCACCCCGTCGGCACTGGCCCTTACAAATTTGTCGAATGGAAGCCGAACGACCGGATCGTCCTTGAGAAAAATGAAGACTATTGGGATCAAGGCAAACCGAAATTGCAGAAGATCATTTTCAGAGCCATTCCTGAAAACTCAGCCCGCTTAAATGCATTGAAGACGGGCGAAATCGACCTAATGGATGGCGTCAATCCGTCTGATATCGAAAGCATCAAAGCAGACGCCAATCTGAAAATATTTGAAAGGCCTTCAATGAACGTCGGGTATCTCGGAATGACAACGACGAGAAAGCCATTTGACAATAAGCTGGTCCGCCAGGCGCTGAACCATGCTGTCGATAAACAGGCGATTATCGACTCCTTCTACGGAGGTCTCGCTGAATCTGCAAAAAACCCGCTTCCTCCGTCGCTCGAAGGGTACAACGACCAGGTTAAGGAATATCCGTATGATTTAAAAAAGGCAAAAGAACTCTTAAAAGAAGCCGGCTACCCGGACGGGTTTAAAATGAAGCTTTGGGCAATGCCGGTACCGCGGCCGTATATGCCGGACGGTATGAAAATAGCCGAAGTGATTCAATCAAGCTTTGAAAAAATCGGAGTCAAAGCGGAAATCGTCACTTACGACTGGGCGACGTACTTGGATAAGGTGAGCAAAGGGGAAGCTGATGCGTTTTTAATGGGCTGGACCGGCGACAACGGAGATCCGGACAACTTCATTTATACGCTGCTTGATAAAGATAATATCGGCGGTAACAACTATACGTACTTCAGCAATGATGAGCTTCATGACATCTTAATCGAGGCGCAGTCAGACCCTGATCAAAAGAAAAGAAATAAACTGTATCAAGATGCGCAGGAGCTCCTCCATGAAGAATCGCCTTGGGTTCCGCTTGTCCATTCCACGCCGATTTTGGCCGGTTCAAAAGATATCGACGGATATGTTCCGCACCCGACAGGGAGTGAAGTATTGTCCGGCGTAGAGTTTAAATAG
- a CDS encoding ABC transporter permease, with amino-acid sequence MVVLQNEQQREDVKVRSPLAEHIRRFFEHKLAAAGTILVALFILLAIFAPLIAPYGINDQSLSDRLAAPSAEHLFGTDDFGRDIFSRVLYGARLSLWVGFFSCLASALAGTLLGLIAGFYGRWADALISRLFDIMLAFPSILLAIAIVAILGPSLENALIAIAIINVPTFGRLVRSKVLSIRQEEYILSARAVGMSNIRLMFKHILPNSMAPVIVQATLNIGTAIIEAAALGFLGLGAQAPNPEWGKMLADARPYLAQAPWTLFFPGFAIMLTVLGFNLMGDGLRDTLDPKMKEGK; translated from the coding sequence ATGGTTGTGCTTCAAAATGAACAGCAGAGGGAGGACGTGAAGGTGCGTTCGCCTTTGGCGGAACATATTCGGCGGTTTTTTGAGCATAAATTGGCTGCCGCCGGCACGATTCTAGTCGCGCTGTTTATCCTGCTAGCCATCTTCGCGCCGCTCATCGCACCATACGGAATAAACGACCAGTCACTGTCAGACAGGCTCGCCGCTCCGTCTGCGGAACACCTTTTTGGCACGGATGACTTTGGCAGGGATATTTTCTCTAGGGTGCTTTACGGCGCAAGGCTGTCTTTATGGGTCGGCTTTTTCTCCTGTTTGGCATCGGCCTTGGCGGGGACGCTGCTAGGGCTGATCGCCGGTTTTTACGGCAGATGGGCTGATGCATTGATTTCACGGCTGTTTGATATCATGCTCGCGTTTCCGAGCATTCTGCTGGCGATCGCCATTGTAGCGATTCTGGGGCCTTCTCTTGAAAATGCCCTGATTGCCATCGCCATCATCAACGTTCCGACGTTTGGCAGGCTCGTTCGTTCAAAAGTGCTCAGCATCAGGCAGGAGGAGTATATCTTATCAGCGCGTGCTGTCGGGATGTCCAATATAAGGCTGATGTTTAAACACATTCTCCCCAACAGCATGGCCCCGGTTATCGTTCAAGCGACGCTGAATATTGGAACCGCGATTATAGAAGCGGCCGCGCTCGGATTTTTAGGGTTGGGGGCGCAGGCGCCGAACCCCGAGTGGGGAAAAATGCTTGCGGATGCCAGGCCTTACTTGGCGCAGGCTCCATGGACATTGTTTTTTCCGGGATTTGCGATCATGCTGACCGTTCTCGGCTTTAATCTGATGGGAGACGGCCTGCGCGACACCCTTGATCCGAAAATGAAGGAAGGAAAATAA
- the bcp gene encoding thioredoxin-dependent thiol peroxidase: protein MTVEIGQKVPDIELLGDHGEKVKLSDFEGKYVVLYFYPKDMTPGCTTEACDFRDRHESFAELDAVIIGVSPDDQARHEKFKQKHDLPFLLLVDDEHKLAESFDVWKLKKNFGKEYMGVERSTFLIDKEGRLVKEWRKVKVKDHVAEALQAVKEIAEA, encoded by the coding sequence ATGACTGTTGAAATTGGACAAAAGGTGCCTGATATTGAACTGCTGGGCGATCACGGAGAAAAAGTAAAGCTGTCGGATTTTGAAGGAAAGTATGTCGTGCTCTATTTTTACCCGAAAGATATGACGCCGGGATGCACAACGGAAGCGTGCGATTTCAGAGACCGTCATGAAAGCTTTGCGGAACTTGATGCCGTCATTATCGGAGTCAGCCCCGACGATCAGGCAAGGCATGAAAAATTCAAGCAAAAACACGATCTGCCGTTTCTGCTGCTCGTCGATGATGAACACAAGCTCGCTGAAAGCTTTGACGTATGGAAGCTGAAGAAGAATTTCGGCAAGGAATACATGGGTGTCGAACGGTCGACATTCCTGATTGATAAAGAAGGCCGCCTTGTGAAAGAGTGGCGGAAAGTAAAGGTAAAAGACCATGTCGCAGAAGCGCTTCAAGCAGTAAAAGAAATCGCGGAAGCATAA
- a CDS encoding nucleotidyltransferase-like protein, whose product MENLLRPIYQERASRPDTLAVMLIERRNQTSSATDNFDAALLIIVNKAEDPVFVKHYEFDGKTASLHIISVEQLQEWILLGTNRRIIDWVLNGKVLFDRNEFIAKLIEQLNTFPFSERKLKIGLEYGKLIRRYIEGKSFFEDGQFLDAYNSIVHALHHLARIEVIDKGFHPEVTVWNQVRHMEPQVYKLYKELIESNESLQKRLELLFLASDFLIHSKAEIGAAYILNVMDEKSVWQFAELLKHPDLKYFTTDLGVILEFLAEKDLVGVKPIETKGQKIFHRGYFIKKSVDTNL is encoded by the coding sequence ATGGAAAATCTTCTCCGTCCGATTTACCAAGAAAGAGCAAGCCGCCCTGACACACTCGCTGTCATGCTGATTGAGAGGAGAAATCAAACTTCATCTGCAACAGATAATTTTGATGCGGCATTGTTGATTATCGTTAATAAGGCTGAAGACCCTGTATTCGTGAAGCATTATGAGTTCGACGGAAAAACGGCTTCTCTTCATATTATTTCTGTTGAACAGCTTCAGGAATGGATTCTGCTTGGAACAAACAGGAGAATCATAGACTGGGTTCTCAATGGAAAGGTGCTTTTCGACCGAAACGAATTTATCGCCAAGCTGATTGAGCAGCTCAATACATTTCCGTTTTCAGAAAGAAAACTAAAAATCGGACTTGAATACGGGAAATTAATCAGAAGATATATAGAAGGAAAATCGTTTTTTGAGGACGGTCAATTTTTGGATGCCTACAATTCCATCGTACACGCCCTCCACCATTTGGCCAGAATCGAAGTGATCGATAAGGGGTTTCACCCTGAAGTTACGGTATGGAACCAAGTCCGCCACATGGAACCTCAGGTTTATAAATTGTATAAGGAATTAATTGAAAGCAATGAAAGCTTGCAAAAACGGCTGGAGTTATTATTCCTCGCAAGCGATTTTCTCATTCATTCAAAAGCCGAAATAGGGGCTGCCTATATTCTCAATGTCATGGATGAAAAATCGGTTTGGCAATTTGCCGAACTTCTTAAACATCCGGATCTCAAGTATTTCACGACAGACCTGGGAGTTATACTGGAGTTCTTGGCTGAAAAGGATTTAGTCGGAGTAAAGCCGATAGAGACAAAGGGCCAAAAGATTTTTCACCGAGGATATTTTATTAAAAAAAGTGTTGACACTAATTTATAA
- a CDS encoding Rap family tetratricopeptide repeat protein, whose product MKAAASVNVANLINQWYVHIKKRDVSNAVELRDRIKGLLNVMEEDQDVLLYFNLLDYRFRVLMEDVAGEPQLPPIAEDKAKTDGLLRYYYFLFKGMYESARSNYSKALNCFRVAERQLDNVEDEIEKAEFHYKLGNLYYFTKTTLLSFHHLSIAKSIYRAYEEYKTQSINCTVLLALNYIDDGRLTRAENMLKSCAERLIKMGDNHLLAAVYYDLGFLKIQEDKHEEALEYFDLSFKTDDIEKNAPIMYMQCIYESARSTYKIGEVDKALKWVHLGFEFAQKTDNINFSLKFSILNICYSAPIEGVPQVKEFIEMLEEREAYVDIEALAEDVANVYSSLNNYKYST is encoded by the coding sequence ATGAAAGCAGCAGCCTCTGTGAACGTAGCCAATCTCATCAATCAGTGGTATGTTCACATAAAAAAGAGAGATGTTTCAAATGCCGTAGAACTTAGGGACAGAATAAAAGGCCTTTTAAACGTAATGGAAGAAGATCAGGATGTTTTGCTTTACTTTAATCTACTTGATTACAGGTTCAGAGTATTAATGGAAGACGTCGCGGGGGAGCCGCAGCTTCCGCCTATTGCTGAAGATAAGGCGAAGACAGACGGTTTGTTACGATACTATTACTTTCTCTTTAAAGGAATGTATGAAAGTGCGAGGAGCAACTACTCTAAAGCGCTTAATTGTTTTAGAGTTGCCGAGCGGCAGCTCGATAATGTCGAAGATGAAATCGAAAAGGCCGAGTTTCATTATAAGCTTGGAAATCTCTATTATTTTACGAAAACAACTCTACTTTCTTTTCATCATCTTTCAATCGCGAAGAGCATTTATAGGGCTTATGAAGAATATAAGACACAGTCGATAAACTGTACGGTGCTGCTCGCACTCAATTATATAGACGACGGACGTTTAACAAGAGCTGAAAATATGCTTAAGAGTTGCGCAGAAAGACTGATCAAGATGGGCGATAATCATCTGCTGGCGGCTGTCTACTATGATCTCGGCTTTTTAAAAATTCAAGAGGATAAACATGAAGAAGCACTCGAGTATTTCGACCTCTCATTTAAAACGGATGATATCGAAAAAAATGCGCCTATTATGTACATGCAGTGCATATACGAGTCAGCTAGGTCAACTTATAAGATAGGTGAGGTTGATAAGGCGCTTAAGTGGGTTCATCTTGGTTTTGAGTTTGCTCAGAAAACGGATAATATCAACTTTTCGCTCAAATTCTCGATTCTAAATATATGCTATAGCGCTCCCATCGAGGGTGTACCGCAAGTAAAAGAGTTTATCGAAATGCTCGAGGAGAGAGAGGCTTACGTAGACATTGAGGCGCTTGCTGAGGATGTGGCCAACGTCTACAGCTCATTAAATAATTACAAATATTCCACATAA
- a CDS encoding YgzB family protein: MAKYSSKINKIRTFALSLVFIGFIIMYVGVFFRSSVLLMSVFMILGVLSILLSTAVYFWIGMLSTKAVQVVCPNCEKPTKILGRVDMCMHCREPLTLDKNLEGKEFNESYNRKSQ; the protein is encoded by the coding sequence ATGGCCAAATACTCTAGTAAAATCAACAAAATCAGAACGTTTGCGTTGAGCCTTGTATTTATAGGCTTCATTATTATGTATGTCGGGGTCTTTTTTAGGTCCTCGGTCCTCTTGATGTCGGTGTTTATGATCTTGGGGGTATTGTCTATCTTGTTGAGCACAGCGGTTTATTTTTGGATCGGCATGCTTTCAACGAAAGCGGTTCAAGTCGTCTGTCCAAACTGTGAAAAACCGACCAAGATTTTAGGCCGGGTTGATATGTGCATGCATTGCAGGGAGCCTTTGACATTGGACAAAAACCTCGAAGGAAAAGAGTTTAACGAATCGTATAATCGAAAGTCTCAGTAA
- a CDS encoding FUSC family protein encodes MKLGARIFKTGIAITLALYLASWLGLPTPVFAGIAAIFAIQPSIYRSFLTIVDQVQANIIGAATAIIFGLIFEPSPIIIGLTAVIVITINLKLKIENTISIALVTVIAILESSGDNFLWFALVRTGTVILGVLSAFLVNLIFLPPKYETKLVSHIVENTDEVIKWIRLLTRKTTEHSMLKEDIEKLKEKMMKVDHLYLLYKEERSYLKRSTYVKQRKLVLFRQAIIASNRALDALKKLHRLENEFYHMPEEFQETLVEELDYLLHWHERILMRFVGRIKTQDHVDLHEEGDVYKQHLTESFLKNQDKLKEELLDYNMLTIMASTVEYREQLEHLETLLSSFQTYHKKDSELEVEEE; translated from the coding sequence ATGAAACTTGGTGCCCGTATTTTCAAAACAGGCATTGCCATTACGCTTGCGCTTTACCTCGCGTCTTGGCTCGGCCTTCCGACTCCTGTCTTCGCGGGAATCGCGGCTATCTTCGCGATCCAGCCTTCGATCTATCGTTCATTTTTGACGATTGTCGATCAAGTGCAGGCGAACATTATCGGAGCAGCCACAGCCATTATTTTTGGACTTATTTTTGAACCCAGTCCGATCATCATCGGATTGACGGCGGTAATCGTCATTACGATCAACTTGAAGCTGAAGATCGAGAACACGATTTCGATCGCTCTTGTCACCGTTATTGCCATACTGGAGAGCTCCGGCGACAACTTTTTATGGTTTGCTTTGGTGAGAACCGGAACGGTTATTTTGGGCGTGTTGTCTGCGTTCTTGGTCAACCTGATTTTTCTGCCGCCTAAATATGAAACGAAGCTCGTCAGCCATATTGTTGAAAATACAGATGAAGTCATTAAATGGATCAGATTGTTGACGCGGAAGACAACGGAACATTCCATGCTGAAAGAAGACATTGAAAAACTGAAAGAAAAAATGATGAAGGTTGACCACCTTTACTTGCTCTACAAAGAAGAAAGAAGCTATTTAAAACGTTCCACATATGTAAAACAGCGAAAGCTCGTGCTGTTCAGACAGGCGATCATTGCATCCAACCGTGCGCTTGATGCCCTGAAAAAGCTGCACCGGCTTGAAAACGAGTTTTATCACATGCCTGAAGAATTTCAAGAAACGCTGGTCGAAGAGCTCGATTATCTCCTCCATTGGCACGAACGAATTTTAATGAGATTCGTCGGCAGGATCAAAACGCAGGATCACGTCGACCTGCACGAAGAAGGAGACGTGTACAAACAGCACTTGACCGAATCATTCCTGAAAAACCAGGACAAATTAAAAGAAGAACTGTTGGACTACAATATGCTGACCATTATGGCGAGCACTGTAGAATACCGAGAACAGCTTGAGCATTTGGAAACCTTGCTCTCAAGCTTTCAGACGTACCACAAAAAAGACAGCGAGCTTGAAGTTGAGGAAGAATAA
- a CDS encoding glutamate-1-semialdehyde 2,1-aminomutase: MQHTQSEKLHEEALQHIVGGVNSPSRSYKAVGGGSPVAMERGSGAYFWDVDGNKYIDYLAAYGPIITGHAHPHITKAIQTAAENGVLYGTPTKHEVTFAKMLKEAIPALDKVRFVNSGTEAVMTTIRVARAYTGRTKIIKFAGCYHGHSDLVLVAAGSGPSTLGTPDSAGVPKSIANEVITVPFNDIDSYKEALDKWGNDIAAVLVEPIVGNFGIVEPKSGFLEQVNELTHNAGALVIYDEVITAFRFMYGGAQDLLGVKPDLTALGKIIGGGLPIGAYGGRKEIMEQVAPLGPAYQAGTMAGNPASILSGIACLEVLKEKGTYEKLDRLGAMLEEGILAHAETHGIDITVNRLKGALTVYFTNEKVENYEQAENTDGDMFAAFFKLMLERGINLAPSKYEAWFITTAHTEEDIKDTLKAVDDSFKQLKQRM, translated from the coding sequence ATGCAGCATACTCAATCTGAAAAGCTTCATGAAGAAGCTCTTCAACATATAGTCGGAGGCGTCAACAGCCCCTCAAGGTCTTACAAAGCGGTCGGCGGAGGTTCTCCCGTCGCGATGGAAAGGGGAAGCGGCGCTTATTTTTGGGATGTGGACGGCAACAAATACATAGACTACCTTGCCGCGTACGGACCGATTATTACGGGCCACGCCCACCCGCATATCACGAAAGCGATTCAAACAGCTGCTGAGAACGGGGTGCTTTACGGTACGCCGACAAAGCATGAAGTGACATTTGCCAAGATGCTTAAGGAAGCGATTCCTGCCTTGGATAAAGTGAGATTCGTCAATTCGGGAACGGAAGCTGTGATGACGACGATTCGCGTCGCCCGGGCCTATACAGGCAGAACGAAAATCATCAAGTTCGCCGGCTGCTACCACGGCCATTCCGATCTTGTGCTGGTGGCGGCCGGTTCAGGACCGTCAACGCTCGGCACGCCTGATTCCGCCGGGGTTCCAAAAAGCATCGCCAACGAGGTGATTACCGTTCCTTTCAATGATATCGACAGCTATAAAGAAGCGCTCGATAAATGGGGGAACGATATTGCGGCAGTCCTCGTTGAACCGATTGTCGGAAACTTCGGGATCGTCGAACCGAAGAGCGGATTCCTCGAGCAGGTCAATGAACTTACGCATAACGCGGGAGCCCTGGTCATCTACGATGAAGTCATTACCGCTTTCCGCTTTATGTACGGCGGCGCCCAGGATCTTCTTGGCGTCAAACCTGATTTGACGGCGCTCGGCAAAATCATCGGCGGCGGCCTGCCGATCGGCGCCTACGGAGGCAGAAAAGAGATTATGGAACAAGTCGCACCGCTCGGACCTGCTTATCAAGCGGGCACGATGGCGGGGAATCCGGCTTCCATCCTCTCTGGCATCGCCTGCCTTGAAGTGCTGAAAGAAAAAGGCACATACGAAAAACTTGACCGCCTCGGCGCCATGCTTGAAGAAGGCATCCTGGCACATGCCGAGACCCACGGCATCGACATCACTGTCAACCGTCTAAAAGGCGCGCTCACCGTATACTTCACGAACGAAAAAGTCGAAAACTATGAGCAAGCCGAAAATACGGACGGAGACATGTTCGCGGCCTTTTTCAAACTGATGCTTGAGCGCGGAATCAATCTTGCGCCTTCAAAATATGAAGCATGGTTTATCACCACCGCGCACACGGAAGAGGACATTAAAGATACGCTCAAAGCCGTGGATGACTCATTTAAACAATTGAAACAGCGCATGTAA
- a CDS encoding ABC transporter permease, with translation MLAYCLKRTAMLIPVLIGMTLVVFSIIRFIPGNPAQVILGQRATKEAVQQLTVQLGLDQPWYMQYARYIGDLLKGDLGTSIRTGAAITQEIKPYLFATLELAFFAMLIAVFVGVNAGIISAWFKNSVFDYIAMLVALIGVSMPIFWLGLMGQWFFSIELGWLPTTGRENVRNPVEAITYIHTLDTLLHGRFDQFAEAIRHLILPGTALATIPAAIIARITRASMIEVLQSDYIRTAKAKGVHMFFVIYKHGLKNAFIPVLTVIGLQTGLLLGGAILTETIFAWPGIGRYIYDAISYRDYPVIQSGILVIAFIFVMINFIVDLLYAVIDPRIKY, from the coding sequence TTGCTTGCGTACTGTTTAAAACGGACGGCCATGCTGATCCCCGTTCTCATCGGCATGACATTGGTCGTTTTTTCGATCATCCGCTTTATTCCCGGCAACCCCGCCCAGGTTATTCTCGGCCAGAGGGCGACAAAGGAAGCGGTGCAGCAGCTGACCGTCCAGCTCGGCCTTGATCAGCCGTGGTATATGCAATATGCCAGATATATAGGGGATTTGCTGAAAGGGGATCTCGGGACATCAATCCGCACGGGAGCGGCGATTACGCAAGAAATAAAGCCATATTTGTTCGCCACTCTCGAACTTGCCTTTTTCGCGATGCTGATCGCAGTGTTTGTCGGCGTGAATGCCGGAATCATCAGCGCGTGGTTTAAGAACTCGGTATTCGACTATATCGCGATGCTGGTGGCTTTAATCGGCGTGTCGATGCCGATTTTTTGGCTCGGTTTGATGGGCCAGTGGTTTTTTTCGATCGAGCTCGGCTGGCTGCCGACAACAGGAAGGGAGAATGTCAGAAATCCGGTCGAAGCCATTACGTACATTCATACATTGGACACCCTTTTGCACGGAAGATTTGATCAGTTTGCAGAAGCCATCCGCCATTTAATTCTGCCGGGAACGGCTCTTGCCACCATTCCCGCAGCGATCATTGCGAGAATTACGAGAGCCAGCATGATAGAGGTGCTGCAGTCCGATTATATCCGCACGGCAAAAGCAAAAGGCGTGCATATGTTTTTCGTCATCTATAAGCACGGTTTAAAAAATGCATTCATTCCGGTATTGACCGTCATCGGCCTGCAAACCGGACTGTTACTGGGCGGCGCAATTTTAACAGAGACTATTTTTGCCTGGCCCGGCATCGGCCGGTACATTTATGATGCGATCAGCTACCGCGACTACCCGGTTATCCAATCGGGCATCCTCGTGATCGCCTTCATCTTCGTCATGATTAACTTCATCGTTGATCTGCTGTACGCCGTCATCGATCCGAGAATTAAATATTAG
- the perR gene encoding peroxide-responsive transcriptional repressor PerR, whose product MAEHNLKEALEALKETGVRITPQRHAILEFLVNSMSHPTADDIYKALEGKFPNMSVATVYNNLRVFKESGLVKELTYGDSSSRFDFVTSEHYHAICERCGKIVDFHYPGLDEVEQLASHVTGFKVSHHRLEIYGLCQECDKKESH is encoded by the coding sequence ATGGCTGAACATAACCTGAAAGAAGCGTTGGAAGCGTTGAAGGAAACCGGGGTGCGAATTACTCCTCAACGTCATGCCATTCTGGAATTTCTCGTGAATTCTATGTCTCATCCAACTGCAGATGATATATATAAAGCTCTCGAAGGGAAATTTCCAAACATGAGCGTAGCAACGGTCTACAACAATTTGCGGGTTTTTAAGGAATCAGGGCTCGTTAAGGAATTAACGTACGGAGATTCCTCCAGCCGGTTTGACTTCGTGACTTCCGAGCATTATCACGCAATTTGCGAACGCTGCGGGAAAATCGTCGACTTTCATTATCCCGGCCTCGACGAAGTGGAGCAGCTTGCTTCACATGTGACAGGATTTAAAGTCAGTCACCATAGACTGGAGATATACGGTTTATGTCAGGAATGCGACAAAAAAGAAAGCCATTAA